A window from Roseburia sp. 499 encodes these proteins:
- a CDS encoding helix-turn-helix domain-containing protein: MAIIVNIDVMLAKRKMSVTELSERVGITMANISILKNGKAKAIKVDTLNKICKALECQPGDILEWRDDDGDNGAEK; this comes from the coding sequence ATGGCAATTATCGTAAATATTGATGTCATGTTGGCAAAGCGTAAAATGAGTGTGACGGAATTATCAGAGAGAGTAGGAATTACCATGGCAAATATTTCTATCCTAAAAAATGGAAAGGCAAAGGCCATTAAAGTAGATACTCTGAATAAAATATGCAAAGCATTGGAATGCCAGCCGGGAGATATTCTGGAATGGAGGGATGACGATGGAGACAATGGAGCAGAAAAATAA
- a CDS encoding DUF2268 domain-containing protein, with product MNSIVVKAIRSDKIYKKIMEAPIEKKDDIYRYELMQPFEKKWAVYHCPLKAKQPNGYDVVMASGMLGYLPPQKIDASSKESITLLGNDDFWNRCQNSIEKSFDCFLEAGFDLPIKEYLFTIVLADPKSPYSIMSNNYSGDGGIPGYIFGSLVPSEYTMYRLPAALAHETNHNVRFQFEKWTNDITLGAYMISEGLAENFATSIYGEEMLGPWVAKTDEQTLNEYIKPLMKDALNAQGFENISAYMYGDELAKMQNFFPVGLPYCAGYACGYYLIKYYLKKTGKSIVEATLTSSQEILNETEEFWNEETIYSE from the coding sequence ATGAATTCAATTGTTGTAAAAGCTATTCGCTCTGACAAAATTTATAAAAAAATTATGGAGGCGCCAATCGAAAAAAAGGATGATATCTACCGCTATGAATTAATGCAACCTTTTGAGAAGAAATGGGCTGTGTATCACTGCCCATTGAAAGCAAAACAGCCAAATGGATATGATGTGGTTATGGCAAGCGGAATGTTGGGTTATCTGCCACCTCAAAAAATAGATGCTTCTTCTAAAGAATCCATAACACTTCTTGGCAATGATGACTTTTGGAATCGCTGTCAAAATTCTATTGAAAAGTCTTTCGATTGCTTTTTAGAAGCAGGTTTTGATTTGCCTATAAAGGAATATTTATTTACAATTGTACTAGCTGACCCTAAAAGCCCTTATTCCATTATGAGTAATAATTACAGTGGTGACGGCGGAATCCCGGGGTATATTTTTGGTTCTCTTGTTCCTTCTGAATATACCATGTACCGTTTACCTGCTGCATTAGCTCATGAAACCAATCATAATGTCCGTTTTCAATTTGAAAAATGGACAAATGATATTACACTTGGTGCTTATATGATATCAGAAGGATTAGCCGAAAATTTTGCAACCTCTATTTACGGAGAAGAAATGTTAGGACCATGGGTCGCAAAAACAGATGAACAGACCTTGAATGAATACATAAAACCACTTATGAAAGATGCACTGAACGCTCAGGGTTTTGAAAATATCTCCGCTTATATGTATGGAGACGAACTGGCTAAAATGCAAAATTTCTTTCCGGTAGGTCTTCCTTATTGCGCAGGATATGCTTGCGGCTATTACTTAATTAAGTACTATTTGAAAAAAACCGGAAAATCTATTGTCGAGGCAACCCTTACTTCATCACAAGAGATTTTAAATGAAACAGAGGAATTTTGGAATGAAGAAACAATATACAGTGAATGA
- a CDS encoding DUF4153 domain-containing protein, whose product METMEQKNNQMKPLFETMEQRYRPENAVLEHNTGFFLIAALIYSVGFTVAFYKNYASLTFPLITVGTLIICGLFLKKSGILWKTENLYYIVPIVLLGISTMLTTNLFTIFFNTVGILLLITVFMVQQVYSKNEWNMGRYIGNVLFLYFSMIPEIAAPFSNLGKYIRRKRVTEQKNTNTKYIVTGVLIGFPMLIFVVVLLNSADAIFSDYIGSAFQVLWENIVISPNIVLVVVLMLLGFFGIYTFLSALTLNNMPDYQKEREKKNPIIAITFTVMITIIYLIFSIIQVVFLFSGGMMLPEGYTYAEYAHQGFFQLLFLCIFNLILVLCCMSLFEMNRWLKTILMVFSGCTYVMIASSVYRMILYISCYHLTFLRMLVLWFLALLVVLLAGVMWSIWKKNFPMFRFGMAVVTVFYLVLSFSHFDYWIARYNISQMGDQLEYEDVSYLCNLSLDAAPALAEVDFESDYNNGRYVEGYLKEIEENTDLNIRTFNFSEYQAVKVAEEYLGK is encoded by the coding sequence ATGGAGACAATGGAGCAGAAAAATAATCAAATGAAACCACTGTTTGAGACAATGGAACAGAGGTATAGACCGGAAAATGCAGTACTGGAACATAATACAGGATTTTTTCTGATAGCTGCACTAATTTATAGTGTTGGTTTTACAGTGGCATTTTATAAAAATTATGCAAGTCTGACTTTTCCACTTATCACAGTTGGGACATTGATTATTTGTGGATTATTCTTAAAAAAATCAGGGATTCTATGGAAAACAGAAAATTTATATTATATAGTACCAATTGTTTTGCTTGGAATCAGTACTATGCTCACCACAAACTTGTTTACCATATTTTTTAATACGGTGGGAATCCTACTGTTAATCACTGTTTTCATGGTGCAGCAAGTTTATTCGAAAAACGAGTGGAATATGGGAAGGTATATCGGCAACGTACTATTTCTATATTTTTCCATGATACCGGAGATAGCGGCGCCATTTTCCAATCTGGGAAAATATATCCGAAGAAAGCGGGTAACAGAGCAAAAAAATACAAATACGAAATATATTGTTACAGGCGTTTTGATTGGATTTCCTATGTTAATTTTTGTCGTTGTACTATTGAATAGTGCCGATGCTATTTTTTCCGATTATATAGGAAGTGCTTTTCAAGTTCTGTGGGAAAATATAGTGATTTCGCCAAATATAGTTTTGGTTGTAGTATTAATGTTGCTTGGATTCTTTGGAATCTATACCTTCCTATCTGCACTGACCTTGAATAATATGCCGGATTACCAGAAAGAAAGGGAGAAGAAAAATCCTATCATAGCAATTACGTTTACCGTAATGATAACAATAATATATTTGATATTCAGTATCATCCAGGTTGTATTTCTTTTTAGTGGCGGAATGATGCTGCCAGAGGGCTATACTTATGCAGAGTATGCACATCAGGGATTTTTTCAGTTGTTGTTTTTATGCATTTTTAATCTAATATTGGTGCTTTGCTGTATGTCTCTGTTTGAAATGAATCGTTGGTTAAAAACGATACTAATGGTATTTTCAGGTTGCACTTATGTTATGATAGCTTCTAGTGTTTATCGGATGATTCTATATATTTCCTGTTATCATCTGACTTTTTTAAGAATGCTGGTACTTTGGTTTTTGGCACTTTTAGTAGTCTTGTTGGCAGGCGTTATGTGGAGTATCTGGAAGAAAAATTTTCCTATGTTTCGATTTGGGATGGCAGTGGTGACAGTATTCTATTTGGTGCTTTCCTTCAGTCACTTTGATTACTGGATTGCCAGATATAATATTTCCCAGATGGGAGACCAGTTAGAATACGAAGATGTTTCTTATCTATGCAATCTGTCTTTGGATGCAGCTCCGGCACTTGCAGAAGTTGATTTTGAGTCTGACTACAATAATGGGCGGTATGTTGAAGGATATCTGAAGGAAATAGAAGAAAATACGGATTTGAATATTAGAACCTTTAACTTCTCAGAATATCAGGCAGTAAAAGTAGCAGAGGAATACCTTGGCAAATAG
- a CDS encoding ATP-binding cassette domain-containing protein — translation MNDIVVRNLTKEYDGNLILNHFNAIFPQGRMTIIMAPSGRGKTTLLRILMGLENYDSGEIIGISGQRKSAVFQEDRLCENLNAISNIKLCNPNLDKEIIQKALSAIGINAPQDQRVSEFSGGMKRRVAICRALLAEHDILFLDEPFKGLDEEQKQITMEFMKNHIFNTTTIYITHDSSEVDFFQPCQIIEL, via the coding sequence ATGAATGATATTGTCGTTAGAAATTTAACAAAAGAATATGATGGAAACTTGATACTAAATCATTTCAATGCTATTTTTCCACAGGGAAGAATGACCATTATTATGGCGCCTTCTGGAAGGGGGAAGACAACACTCCTTCGAATTCTTATGGGATTGGAAAACTATGACAGTGGAGAGATTATTGGTATCTCTGGTCAGAGAAAAAGTGCAGTTTTCCAAGAAGATCGTCTTTGTGAAAATTTAAATGCCATATCAAATATAAAATTATGTAATCCAAATTTAGATAAAGAAATCATACAAAAGGCGCTTTCTGCTATAGGAATAAATGCACCGCAAGACCAGAGAGTCAGCGAATTTTCTGGTGGAATGAAGCGACGTGTGGCTATCTGCAGGGCACTTCTTGCAGAACACGATATTTTGTTTTTGGATGAGCCATTTAAAGGTCTTGATGAAGAACAAAAGCAGATAACAATGGAATTTATGAAAAATCATATTTTTAATACAACTACCATTTATATTACCCACGACAGTTCAGAAGTAGATTTCTTTCAACCGTGTCAAATAATTGAATTATAA
- a CDS encoding DUF2975 domain-containing protein has protein sequence MSQKSLSKWLKAIIGGMAICGALIYLYIIPILGRDLADARPEYTLWYFPWLAVVLVSAIPCYWGLYFGWKISTEIGKDNSFSMENAEYLKNISILAALDSLYFFAANVVFMVINMNHPGVFLISLIVVFIGVAVTVAAAALSHLVRKAAEIQQENELTI, from the coding sequence ATGAGCCAGAAAAGTTTAAGTAAATGGTTAAAAGCAATTATTGGAGGAATGGCAATTTGCGGAGCGCTTATCTATTTATATATCATTCCTATATTGGGAAGAGATTTAGCAGATGCTAGGCCGGAATATACATTATGGTATTTCCCCTGGCTAGCTGTTGTTTTGGTTTCAGCAATCCCGTGCTACTGGGGACTATATTTTGGATGGAAGATTTCCACTGAGATTGGAAAAGATAATTCTTTTTCCATGGAAAATGCAGAGTACCTGAAAAATATTTCTATATTGGCAGCATTGGACAGTTTATATTTTTTTGCAGCTAATGTTGTATTTATGGTAATTAATATGAATCATCCGGGAGTTTTTCTGATATCTCTGATTGTAGTTTTTATCGGAGTTGCAGTAACGGTAGCGGCAGCAGCACTTTCTCATTTAGTGCGAAAAGCGGCAGAGATTCAGCAGGAAAATGAGCTTACCATATAG
- a CDS encoding fumarate hydratase, translated as MIRTVSTSDITKNIKEMCIEANHYLSKDMDEALKKAVDTEKASLGKKILNQLQENLEIADKEMIPICQDTGMAVIFIEIGQDVHFEGAVLEDAINEGVRQGYTEGYLRKSVVGDPIIRENTKDNTPAVIHYEMVPGDKVKITLAPKGFGSENMSRVFMLKPADGIEGVKNAILTAVKDAGPNACPPMVVGVGVGGTFEKSALLAKKALTRPVNEHSNIPYVKDLEEEMLQKINSLGIGPGGLGGTTTALAVNINTYPTHIAGLPVAINICCHVNRHVVREV; from the coding sequence ATGATTCGTACAGTTTCCACTTCAGATATTACAAAGAACATAAAAGAAATGTGTATCGAAGCAAATCATTATCTTTCCAAAGATATGGACGAGGCATTAAAAAAAGCAGTCGATACAGAAAAAGCATCGTTAGGAAAAAAGATTTTAAATCAGCTTCAGGAAAATCTTGAAATTGCAGATAAGGAAATGATTCCAATTTGTCAGGATACCGGAATGGCAGTCATTTTTATAGAAATCGGACAGGACGTTCACTTTGAAGGAGCAGTGTTAGAAGATGCCATTAACGAAGGGGTTCGTCAGGGGTATACAGAAGGATATCTTCGTAAATCCGTAGTGGGAGATCCTATTATTCGGGAAAATACTAAGGACAATACGCCCGCAGTTATTCATTATGAAATGGTGCCGGGGGATAAAGTGAAAATTACGTTGGCTCCAAAAGGATTTGGAAGTGAGAACATGAGCCGCGTTTTTATGTTAAAGCCGGCAGATGGAATTGAAGGTGTCAAAAATGCAATTCTTACAGCAGTAAAAGATGCAGGTCCAAATGCCTGCCCGCCAATGGTAGTCGGAGTGGGCGTGGGTGGAACATTTGAAAAATCAGCACTCTTGGCAAAAAAAGCATTAACTAGACCCGTAAATGAACACTCGAATATACCATATGTAAAAGACTTAGAAGAAGAAATGTTGCAAAAGATTAATAGCCTTGGTATCGGACCGGGAGGGTTAGGAGGAACCACTACGGCTTTGGCAGTAAACATCAATACTTATCCTACACACATCGCGGGACTTCCGGTAGCAATCAATATTTGTTGTCATGTAAACCGTCATGTGGTTCGAGAAGTATAA
- a CDS encoding MerR family transcriptional regulator, with protein MKKQYTVNELAVISGVSVRTLHYYDQIGLLHPMRIAENGYRIYGSKEVDQLQQILFYRELKVPLKKIKAIMSTPDYDKEKELETQLEKLLQQKEQIELLINNVRKTIRTLKGETVMSDIEKFEGFKQKLIDDNEKTYGKEIRKKYGDTLIDASNAKLKNMDQQQWQTTQELSELINETLKEAFEQGDPASELAQKACDLHRQWLCMFWKEGTYSKEAHKALAEGYAADERFTAYYDKIAPGCTKFFRDAIHIYCE; from the coding sequence ATGAAGAAACAATATACAGTGAATGAACTTGCAGTAATTTCAGGAGTAAGTGTACGAACCCTCCACTACTATGACCAAATCGGATTGCTGCATCCAATGCGTATTGCAGAAAACGGATATCGAATATATGGTTCAAAAGAAGTGGATCAACTTCAACAAATACTTTTTTATCGCGAATTGAAAGTGCCTCTTAAGAAAATTAAAGCTATCATGAGCACACCTGACTATGATAAAGAGAAGGAACTTGAGACTCAGTTAGAAAAACTATTACAGCAGAAAGAGCAGATAGAGCTTTTGATTAACAATGTAAGAAAAACTATCCGTACCCTAAAAGGTGAAACTGTTATGAGCGATATAGAAAAATTTGAAGGTTTTAAACAGAAACTGATTGATGATAATGAAAAAACTTACGGAAAAGAAATCCGTAAAAAATATGGTGATACGCTTATTGATGCTTCTAACGCTAAATTAAAGAATATGGATCAGCAACAGTGGCAAACTACACAGGAATTGAGTGAACTGATTAATGAAACATTAAAAGAAGCTTTTGAACAGGGAGACCCTGCCAGTGAGTTAGCACAAAAAGCTTGTGACTTGCATCGGCAATGGCTCTGTATGTTCTGGAAAGAAGGAACATATTCCAAGGAAGCACACAAGGCTCTTGCAGAAGGATATGCTGCAGATGAGAGATTTACTGCTTATTATGATAAAATCGCACCGGGATGTACGAAATTTTTCCGAGATGCCATTCACATTTATTGTGAGTGA